AACCCATATATGtaattgtaaatttattttctggtagtcacataaaacataagaaaacaagCCTAATGaattttaactcaaaatagaatCATTTAACATGTGAGCAACTTTAAACGTTCTCAAGCAGATAGTTTACATTCTCTTTTCCCCATTATGTCTTCCAAAATAAGAGTGTATTTGGCTCACAGCACATCTCCATTCAGATACGCCCCATTTCAGGTCTCAGTAGCCATTTGTGACTGGTGGCTACCATATCAAACAGCTCAGGTGTAGACTCCTTTACTATTTCAACTCAAAGTCTTTCGGTGAATCATGCCCTTTATTCCAATGGGTGTTACAGATATTAGAAGTTCAGGGCCTCGAGTCATTGACATTTGTATTCATGTTGTGTCTTCATCACTAGCAGTAGTGATTTTAAGTATCGTGCCATGATAGCTCTATGCTTGTAAAGATAAAAGTCCCAAGCACTATCAGCTGTTCATTCAGCTCATGGAAATTCTAATACCgtgttcactttcttttttctatagaCATTTGCCATGGCTGAACACTTCAAACAAATCATTAGATGTCCTGTCTGTCTAAAAGATCTTGAAGAACCCGTGCAACTGAAATGTGGGTATGTCTGCTGCCTCCAGTGCCTCAATTCACTCCAGAAGGAGCCCGATGGGGAAGGTTTACTGTGCGGCTTCTGCTCTGTGGTCTCTCAGAAGGATGACATCAAGCCCCACTACAAGCTGAGGGCGCTGGTTCCCATCATTAAGGAACTAGAGCCCAAGCTGAAATCTAGTCTAACAATGAACCCAAGGATGAGGAAGTTTCAAGGTAAGGATCTACATGACCTGCGACTACCCATAAAAGGCACTGGGAAAACGACTTTCAAACGTTTCTTCATTAAACATAGGCAGTAGCAGATATCTAGCATCTCAAACTTGCGTGCTTCACACTCAACAGCAGTTCTCACCTTTGCGTATAGATTTTCCTGGAATCTGTGCAAGTTTGTACAGTCCTTTGGAGAGCAAGCTCCTGTCTTCTTTCATGTATCATATGTGCTAAacggaaaaataattttaatccaaTTATCCACTAACTGATTTCCAAAGGAATTTCTAATATGAATCAGGTGGACTTGTTACAATTATCGTATTCATGCAATGTATAGATAAAATTTAACCTCATCAGGTGGCCAAACAAGTTTCCCCAGGAAATTTTGATttgggagagaaaggagaataaaagTGAAAGTGAATAACGTACTTAAGTGTTTGCAGTAAAAAGGCAGAGGGAGTCTgtagtgtgtgtgtttgctgaaCTGCTGCTTCTTATTTCCACAGTGGATATGACCTTGGATGTGGACACAGCCAACAACTATCTCATCATTTCTGAAGACCTGAGGAGTTTCCGAAGTGGGGATGTCAGCCAGAATAGGAAGGAGCAAGCTGAGAGGTTCGACGCTGTACTGTGCGTCCTGGGCGCCCCTCGCTTCACTTCCGGCCGCCATTACTGGGAGGTGGATGTGGGCACCAGCCAAGTATGGGATGTGGGCGTGTGCAAGGAATCTGTGAGCCGACAGGGGAAGATTGTGCTTTCTTCAGAACACGGCTTCTTGACTGTGGGTTGCAGAGAAGGAAAGGTCTTTGCTGCCAGCACTATGCCTATGACTCCTCTCTGGGTGAGTCCCCAGTTGCACAGAGTGGGGATTTTCCTGGATGTAGGTATGAGGTCCGTTTCCTTTTACAATGTTAGTGATGGGTGCCATATCTACACATTCAGCAAAATCCCTGTTTGCGAGCCATGGCGTCCATTTTTTGCTCATAAAAGTGGAACTGAAGATGATCAGAGCATCCTGAGTATCTGTTCTGTGATCAATCCAGCCAGTGCCAGTGCCCCAGTTTCTTCTGGGGAAAGTCAATCAACATTTGAACAGAATCATCTTTAGGAAGTTTCTGTGCGCCCATAGCCATAGCTAAGAACTTTTCTGCTAGATACACATAGCTACAAAGGGATAGAAGGGAAAGAGCCATCATACTGTAAACCATGAACAGAAAGCAGTTACATGAATTAGGGGAAAATGACATTGTACTTAAAGTTTGTCATGTTATtttctttgaggcttatgtttatatttctgttcaataaatattttgaaaattcagatTCATTTGccaatgttttctgttttctgcaagaTTAGTGTACTATGTGTTATGGAAGTGATGAACTTAAGAATAATTTGAATGGGACCCAACACAGTAAGTGAATTTCAAATGATAAGGACCTAGGAATACGGCAAAATTATACATGTTTATGTGTTTAGTTTAACCCAACAACTGAACACTGACATTCATTTGAAGTGCACACTGAGTGTTTGCCACAAATGTGTGTGATCTGAGAGAGAACTCATTAGCTTTCAAATGGAAATATTATACACCCTCTTCTATGCTGGCAACAGagtcaaattagaaatcaataacaggaaaaAATTCATAGATTGTCCACatacatggaaatgaaataacCACTTGTAAATAAAATGATCAAAGATGAAATTACAATGGAAATTTCAACTATTCTGAGTTGAATGAAAAGCACACATTTACAAAATTTCTAGATGCAGTTGAAGCTTGGTGAGAAACTCATAATAGGAAGAAGATACCATAATCAGCCACCTTAATTTCTACTTTAAGGTACTTTGCTAAGAGCAATTCAATTGTCAGCATTTTGATGAAAACCATCTAACAAGTatctaggaagttccagactttctcacatcttcccgtgttcttctgagccctccaaatggttgcaacctctgcccgttagccagttccaaagtcgcttccacattttcaggtatcttaatAGCAGTGCCCCGCTCCTGGTACCAAcattctgtattagttcattctcacactgctataaagaactacctgagactgggtaattgatgaagaaaagaggtttcattaaTTTATAGTTCTGCAGGTCACACAAGGAACATCTCTGGTTGGCCTCGGGAAACTgaacaatcatggaggaaggcaaaggggaagcaagtggCTTTTTCACATAGTgataggaaagagagaaaaaggaaagtgctatacacttttaaatcgTCAGatgttgtgagaactcactcaccatcatgggAACATCGTGGaggaaatctgtccccatgatccaatcatctcccacctggtccctcccccaacactgaggattacaattcagcaCGAGATTTGGCTgcggacacagagccaaaccgtatcacttgATATGATCCCACAGAATACTATTAATTTTCATtcagtgttttatttcttaacaaaTGGTGgtaaagtatatataatttaccatcttcaccgtttttaagtgtaaaattcaaTGGTATTTATTATGTCCATATTATTTTGCCACCATCACTGCCAAAATATcccatggtctcacttatatgtgaaatctaaaagaaatttggtctcagaagtagagagtagagcagtggttattagaggctgaggaaggtagGAGGAAGTAAGGAAATAAGAAGAGGTGAGTTAATcagttgaggtcaagagtttgagaccatcctggccaacatggcgaaaccccttctctactaaaaagacaaaaataaccagacgtggtgctgggcacctgtaatcccagctactcgggaggctgaggctggagaatcgcttaaacctgggaggtggaagttgcgtgaagccgagataacaccactgcactccagcctgggcaacagagtgagaccctatctcaaaaaaaaaaaaaaaattgacggAAGGAAGGAATTCATAATAAACGTGGGTTTCCATTTAAAGCCAAAACATTTGTGGTAACCTCTCTCTATATCATTAGTAAAACTCTTATTTCTGCctaaattaaaatatgatttgaTGAAGAAGGTGTGGCCTGATGTGATTAAGGTGGGAAGAGGTACCCTCTTCAATAAAAGCCTCTTGCCCATGGATGTCACTCCAAAACCAAATTATTTCAGAAGgtttgaaggcaaaaaaaaaaaaaaaaaaaagccacagtagAAGAAAGGTAAATCCAATtctatataatttacatttctacaaaGGGCAGAGAGAGCAAAGTGCAGGgaattgggtaatttattaatTCAGCAAGTGTTGTGTGAAGCCATGAAGCCAACTCCATGCCACGTACAGTGTGTGCACTGAGCCCTCTGCCCTGGCAGCTATTGGCAGGACTTCAATTTCAAAACCCAGGCTGGTGAAGTGACAAGGGCCTTCATTTTCCTTAATCAAATCATAGCTTCAAAGACTCTGCAGGACGCTGGTGAGTTGAGTTTTAGCCATTAACTTACTGAATTTCTCAGGTCCCGTTAGTTTTTCCCACAGCCATATGAGACCAGCTGGGGGAGTCGCAGGGTCTTTGAGTCTACAGCAGCGCTGTTCATAAGAAATAGACCGTGACCCATATATGTCATGATAAGTTTTCTAGATAcactaaagaaaatggaaagaaatatgttgaattaattttaatatccaAAAGATTTGTCATTTTAACATGGAACCAATATTAAACAGCTATGAATGACGACTTTTTTCATCTAACATCGTGACAGTCTAGTGTGTACTTTATAGTCACGGTATGTCTCAATTGAGATAAACTCCATTTCAGGGGCTTGCTAGCCACATGCTGTTGGTGGCCCCCATATTGGACAGCCCGGATCTAGACCCTTTCACCACTTCAACTCTATGTGGAATAATGAACGATATTCTTCATTCCAGCTAGCATTTGAAATTCAGAAGTCAGCAGCCATGACTCTTCATGTCTGTACCCGTACTGCCTGGTACAAGGGATATCACATAGTAGGTACACAATCCCGAAAGTTAAAGAACCCCAGTTCATTCGTCTCGTGAAATGTCCACGAAGAGGCACATTTTCCCCCCAGGCAGCAGCCACGGCTGAACATTCGTGAGAAGAAAGTTGTCTTAACTGCCTGGCCTGTCTCAAGAAACCTGTATTCTTGAGATGTACATACATCAGCTGCGTCAATTCACTGAAGATGGAGCCCCAAGCGGAGGGTGTATGGTGCCCTTTCTGTACCATGGTCACTCGGAGAATGAGATCAAGATCAATTATCAACCAGGGAAGCCAACTTCCACAATCAAGGAACTAGAGCCACATCTGAGATCTGTTCTATAGCGGAACCAAGGATGCTGAAGTTCCAAGGTAAACTATCTGCTCCATCTAGACCCTCCCCACAAAGGGCATAGGGAAAAGCAACTGGGCAAATGCCTCTTCACTTGATATTAGCTGGATTCTGGCTCCTAACATTGTATGCACCTTTGAGCAACAGTGGTTCTTGCCTCTGAGTACAGAACCACCTggagatttttaagaaaatataatattcagGTCATGCCCTGGCCCTGTGCTGTTCAACAGGGTAGGCACTAGTGGCTCTGGATCATGAGAAATGCTGCTGGTACCTGGTGGAAACGATGCTATTCTGTGAGTATCAGGTTCAATGAAATATATTACTGAAGTTAATCTCACAAggtcttttatatgtttttgaacGCAGCTACTAGTACATTTACAACGACACATGCGGGTTATGTTATATTTCTTCAGGCAGCAATGGCCTACAActtgaatatttgttaaattgtctgaggattttattaaaatgtgcaTTCTGGTACTACACCTCTGGGATCTCCTGAGACTCAGGATTTCTGACAAGAGCCCAGAAATTTCTGACAAGAGcagctgatgctgctggttcctGAATCATGTGTCGTTTTGGGTATTGTTTTCCCTCCTTtactaagttcttttttttttttccttccaacttgTATTTCAGGTTCATGATGGTACATGTGCAGCTTT
This portion of the Pongo abelii isolate AG06213 chromosome 20, NHGRI_mPonAbe1-v2.0_pri, whole genome shotgun sequence genome encodes:
- the LOC112131778 gene encoding ret finger protein-like 4A, with the protein product MAEHFKQIIRCPVCLKDLEEPVQLKCGYVCCLQCLNSLQKEPDGEGLLCGFCSVVSQKDDIKPHYKLRALVPIIKELEPKLKSSLTMNPRMRKFQVDMTLDVDTANNYLIISEDLRSFRSGDVSQNRKEQAERFDAVLCVLGAPRFTSGRHYWEVDVGTSQVWDVGVCKESVSRQGKIVLSSEHGFLTVGCREGKVFAASTMPMTPLWVSPQLHRVGIFLDVGMRSVSFYNVSDGCHIYTFSKIPVCEPWRPFFAHKSGTEDDQSILSICSVINPASASAPVSSGESQSTFEQNHL